The following coding sequences are from one Numida meleagris isolate 19003 breed g44 Domestic line chromosome 22, NumMel1.0, whole genome shotgun sequence window:
- the MYOM3 gene encoding myomesin-3: MGTQTFFHHREEEQKEERQQRLEMTSMTRKKRFKTSEEEETFSLSELSTAAALALTSEKPQNYKLRREAAILELEQRGQKRVWFGNEMEKLEEEVIKNCRLLRVRADRRVLRRKAVEKAHREKEYIELRSGRAPMFWIPLRVHAVWERMEVTLTCTVLASPLPQVTWYKNGVPIDLRLAPAGKYKIKNKFGMLTLLISRCSMEDSAEYSVVIENQYGKAYSFATVLVRKYYGKESGFDSEIYRRSLIAREADFAFSLKPLFSREKEPFTLSCYFTSDLLEHQRNITWFRDGELLQNSERQELKYQDQEASLTVPCAYKEDEGFYTIRVPSLDGCKEQTSYVFVRDAAAESAGAPGSPLSVKCHDINKDCLILSWTAPSDNGGSPILGYFIERCIAGSEDWVLCNEKPVKTCRYPVLGLAEGQAYQFRVKAVNKAGISHPSKTSDPVITYDPSKGKRVTVIPYDEGRMIEIFKDDLEGHIKIPLPPTNVHASEVREDYVALAWDEPDPRGREPLQYYVEKSLVGSNSWQMVNLDMPANSPRFALFDLVKGKPYSFRVRSVNKYGISEPSLPSEPITAGAKLAPLPPPSQVLAFRDTKTSVVLQWNKLKDGLEPLGYYIYCRETGTEEWQTVNNKPVTCNEFTVPGLKPGNEYVFCVKSVGEAGLSESSPETDPIIVRPAIARPSAPRGFVLLSCGKANMTIGWKPPKRKGGTKILGYFLDQHDASELDWREVNIQPIPQRVYMVSNLEEGHLYEFRACAMNMAGVGQVSEPSDLFKCEEWTMPEPGPPYDVKFTEVRDSSLMLHWQAPLYIGAGPIIGYYVDMCEEGTEEWKQINKQSTATTHMKVSDLDTEKCFIFRVRALNKAGIGPPSLPSDSVVAKRKPGTNEIELGVDEEGFIYMAFEAPEKNDSSEFIWSKDYEGPPDADRVQIEEKGNKSKLILKDPSEKDLGIYSVEVTDVDDDISASCTLTQEDLDKLLRRSHEIRNPLIKLISGWNVDVLEKGEVRLWLEVEKLSPNAELHLIFNEKELTSTPTHKINFVKGKGLVELIIQNFCDDDKGVYTAQLQDGKAKNQFTLVLLDESFAKVAKEADAKQREWKKKQGPYFVENLKWKVTEDCEVHLTCKATNLRKDTSFQWFFNKKAQTGGVFDPQTGIGTLHIKKITKADEGQYKAVVSDDRGEDYTQLDLTKGTFEDLLKELCRISALSATPLKIQPTDEGIKIYTDVKYYTDYMKTTWFHKEKRLEIRDRLKAGSTINQIWLHILNPTDTDKGKYILELFDGNDSHKLSTDLSGQAFEDALAEHRRLKEAAIAEKCRARVIQGLPDVATIMEDKTLCLTCCISGDPYPEITWFKNEKIITFKDRYRMDVKGTVVTITIEKVCNEDTGKYSIYVKNKYGSETGSVTISVYKHGEIPAGIEEKEVPSETIIRKPK, translated from the exons ATGGGAACTCAAACATTCTTCCACCACAGAGAGGAGGAACAAaaggaggagaggcagcagaggCTGGAAATGACATCCATGACTAGAAAGAAAAGGTTCAAAACCAG TGAGGAAGAAGAGACTTTCAGCCTTTCGGAGTTATCCACAGCAGCTGCCCTTGCCTTGACTTCTGAAAAACCACA GAATTACAAGCTAAGAAGAGAAGCTGCCATCTTAGAGCTTGAGCAGAGGGGGCAAAAGAGAGTTTGGTTTGGGAACGAGATGGAAAAGTTAGAAGAGGAGGTTATTAAGAACTGCAGACTGCTGCGTGTGAGAGCCGACCGGAGGGTGCTTCGGAGGAAG GCTGTAGAAAAGGCACACAGGGAGAAGGAATACATTGAGCTGCGTTCGGGGCGAGCACCTATGTTCTGGATCCCCCTCAGAGTACACGCAGTATGGGAGAGGATGGAAGTAACACTGACATGTACAGTCCTGGCTTCCCCACTGCCACAGGTGACCTG GTATAAAAATGGAGTCCCCATTGACCTCCGTTTAGCCCCAGCAGGAAAATACAAGATCAAAAACAAGTTTGGGATGTTGACCTTGCTCATCAGCAG atgctCCATGGAAGATTCTGCTGAATACAGTGTTGTAATTGAGAATCAGTATGGCAAGGCTTACTCGTTTGCTACAGTGCTTGTCAGGA AATATTACGGAAAGGAGTCAGGATTTGATTCAGAAATATACAGAA gATCCCTTATTGCCAGAGAGGCAGACTTTGCCTTCTCACTGAAACCActattttcaagagaaaaggaGCCTTTCACCCTCTCCTGTTACTTCACTTCTGATTTACTTGAACACCAACGAAATATTACCTGGTTCAGAGATG GTGAGTTGCTGCAGAACTCAGAACGTCAGGAACTGAAGTATCAAGACCAGGAAGCTTCTCTGACAGTGCCATGTGCTTACAAAGAAGATGAGGGATTCTACACAATCCGCGTCCCCTCACTGGATGGATGCAAAGAGCAAACCTCCTATGTGTTTGTTCGAG ATGCTGCAGCAGAATCAGCCGGTGCCCCTGGATCGCCTCTCAGTGTGAAATGCCACGACATAAATAAAGATTGCTTGATTCTTTCTTGGACAGCACCCAGTGATAATGGAGGAAGCCCAATCCTTGGATATTTTATTGAAAG GTGTATCGCAGGGTCAGAGGACTGGGTCCTGTGCAACGAAAAGCCTGTGAAAACCTGCAGATATCCTGTGCTGGGCCTTGCTGAAGGACAGGCGTATCAGTTCCGAGTGAAGGCTGTCAATAAAGCGGGGATCAGTCATCCTTCAAAAACCAGTGATCCAGTTATAACGTATGACCCCAGCAAGGGCAAGAGAGTGACAG TTATTCCATATGATGAAGGCAGGATGATAGAAATTTTCAAGGATGACCTCGAAG GGCACATTAAGATTCCCTTGCCACCCACCAATGTTCATGCAAGTGAGGTCAGAGAAGATTATGTGGCTTTGGCCTGGGATGAACCAGATCCAAGAGGCAGAGAACCACTGCAATATTATGTGgaaaag TCGCTTGTGGGCAGCAACTCCTGGCAAATGGTTAATCTGGATATGCCAGCTAATTCCCCAAGATTTGCACTCTTTGATCTTGTTAAAGGAAAACCATACAGTTTCCGAGTGCGGTCTGTTAACAAGTACGGAATCAGTGAGCCATCCCTGCCCAGCGAACCCATCACTGCTGGAGCAAAACTGG ctcCTCTACCACCACCATCTCAGGTTTTAGCTTTCAGAGACACCAAAACATCTGTTGTTTTGCAGTGGAATAAATTAAAGGATGGTCTGGAACCTCTGGGCTACTACATATATTGTCGGGAGACTGGGACAGAAGAATGGCAAACCGTCAATAATAAGCCTGTGACGTGTAACGA ATTTACTGTCCCTGGGCTGAAGCCTGGAAACGAGTATGTCTTTTGTGTGAAATCCGTCGGCGAGGCAGGACTGAGCGAAAGCTCGCCAGAAACAGACCCTATCATTGTAAGGCCAGCGATAG CTCGCCCATCAGCACCACGCGGGTTTGTTCTGCTGAGCTGCGGGAAGGCCAACATGACCATTGGCTGGAAACCCCCGAAGCGTAAAGGAGGAACAAAAATTCTAGGTTATTTCCTAGATCAGCATGATGCATCTGAACTAGACTGGCGTGAAGTCAACATTCAGCCAATTCCTCAACGAGTATACATG GTTAGCAACCTTGAGGAAGGCCACCTGTATGAATTCCGTGCATGTGCAATGAACATGGCAGGTGTTGGGCAAGTATCTGAACCCAGCGACTTGTTCAAATGTGAGGAATGGACAATGCCAGAACCAG GTCCTCCTTATGATGTGAAGTTCACTGAAGTGAGAGACTCTTCCCTGATGCTGCACTGGCAAGCACCACTGTACATAGGTGCAGGTCCAATTATAGGGTATTATGTAGACATGTGTGAAGAAGGCACAGAGGAATGGAAGCAAATAAACAAGCAGTCCACAGCCACCACTCATATGAAG GTTTCAGACCTAGACAcagagaaatgctttattttccgAGTAAGAGCACTGAACAAGGCTGGAATTGGACCCCCTTCACTCCCCTCGGATTCTGTGGTGGCTAAAAGAAAGCCTG GGACAAATGAAATTGAACTCGGAGTGGATGAAGAAGGGTTCATCTACATGGCTTTTGAAGCTCCTGAAAAGAATGACTCCTCTGAATTTATCTGGTCGAAGGACTATGAAGGACCACCAGATGCTGACAGAGTTCAGATAGAAGAGAAAGGCAATAA aTCTAAGCTTATACTGAAAGATCCAtcagaaaaggatctgggaaTATATTCAGTGGAGGTCACAGATGTAGATGATGATATCTCTGCCAGCTGCACTTTAACACAAGAAG atctGGACAAGTTACTGAGACGTAGCCATGAAATCAGGAACCCAT taatAAAGCTGATATCTGGATGGAATGTTGATGttctggagaaaggagaagtgCGGCTGTGGTTGGAGGTTGAAAAGCTGTCACCAAATGCAGAGCTGCATTTAATCTTCAATGAGAAGGAGCTTACAAGCACGCCA acacataaaataaactttgtCAAAGGAAAAGGTCTGGTTGAACTGATAATCCAGAACTTCTGTGATGATGATAAAGGAGTGTacacagcccagctgcaggatgGAAAAGCTAAAAATCAATTCACCCTTGTTCTTCTGGATGAAA GTTTTGCTAAAGTTGCAAAGGAGGCTGATGCAAAACAgagagaatggaagaaaaagcagg gTCCATATTTTGTAGAGAATTTGAAATGGAAGGTTACTGAGGACTGTGAAGTACACCTTACCTGCAAG GCAACAAATCTGAGAAAGGACACCAGCTTCCAGTGGTTCTTCAATAAGAAAGCGCAAACAGGTGGTGTGTTTGACCCACAGACTGGGATAGGAACTCTTCATAttaaaaag ATAACCAAAGCAGATGAGGGCCAATACAAAGCAGTTGTTTCAGATGACCGAGGAGAGGACTACACCCAACTTGATCTCACAAAAGGAA CCTTTGAAGACCTTCTCAAGGAGCTGTGTAGGATCAGTG CTCTTTCTGCTACACCTCTGAAAATTCAGCCTACCGACGAAGGCATCAAAATCTACACAGATGTGAAGTACTACACAGACTACATGAAAACAACCTGGTTTCACAA GGAGAAGAGACTGGAAATTCGTGACAGATTGAAAGCTGGGAGCACAATTAATCAGATCTGGCTTCACATACTGAACCCAACAGAtacagataaaggaaaatacatcCTGGAGTTATTTGATGGGAATGACTCTCACAAGCTGTCAACCGACTTGTCTGGGCAAG CCTTTGAAGATGCCCTGGCTGAGCACAGAAGGCTAAA agaagcagcaatAGCAGAAAAGT GTCGCGCCAGAGTTATTCAAGGTCTGCCAGATGTAGCCACCATCATGGAGGATAAG ACCCTGTGTTTAACTTGCTGTATCTCTGGAGATCCTTACCCAGAAATCACTTGgttcaaaaatgagaaaattatcACCTTTAAAGATCGTTACAGAATGGATGTGAAGGGGACAGTAGTCACAATTACCATAGAGAAAGTCTGCAATGAAGATACAGGAAAATACAGCATCTACGTCAAGAACAAATATGGCTCCGAAACAGGATCAGTTACTATCAGTGTCTATAAGCATGGAGAGATACCAGCAGGaatagaagaaaaggaagtccCAAGTGAGACCATAATAAGAAAGCCTAAATGA
- the LOC110387314 gene encoding fatty acid-binding protein, liver encodes MMAFSGTWQVYAQENYEEFLKALALPEDLIKAARDIKPIVEIQQKGDDFVVTSKTPKQSVTNSFTLGKEADITTMDGKKLKCTVHLANGKLVCKSEKFSHEQEVKGNEMVETITFGGVTLVRRSKRV; translated from the exons ATGATGGCATTCAGCGGAACCTGGCAGGTCTATGCTCAAGAGAACTATGAAGAATTTCTGAAAGCTCTTG CACTGCCAGAAGACCTTATCAAAGCCGCTCGAGATATTAAGCCTATTGttgaaatacaacaaaaaggAGATGACTTTGTTGTGACATCAAAAACACCCAAGCAGTCTGTGACTAATTCCTTTACACTTGGAAAAGAGGCTGACATCACTACTATGGACGGCAAAAAGCTAAAG TGTACTGTGCACTTGGCAAATGGGAAGCTTGTGTGCAAATCAGAAAAATTCTCACATGAGCAAGAagttaaaggaaatgaaatggtaGAG ACTATTACTTTTGGTGGAGTTACACTTGTCAGAAGAAGCAAGAGAGTTTAA
- the SRSF10 gene encoding serine/arginine-rich splicing factor 10 isoform X5, whose product MSRYLRPPNTSLFVRNVADDTRSEDLRREFGRYGPIVDVYVPLDFYTRRPRGFAYVQFEDVRDAEDALHNLDRKWICGRQIEIQFAQGDRKTPNQMKAKEGRNLYSSSRYDDYDRYRRSRSRSYERRRSRSRSFDYSYRRSYSPRNRPTGRPRRSRSHSDNDRGRTKL is encoded by the exons atgtCGCGCTACCTGCGCCCTCCCAACACCTCGCTCTTCGTGCGGAACGTGGCCGACGACACGCG GTCTGAAGACTTGCGCCGTGAATTTGGTCGTTATGGGCCTATAGTTGATGTATACGTTCCACTTGACTTCTACACCCGTCGTCCCAGAGGATTTGCTTATGTTCA ATTTGAAGATGTCCGCGATGCAGAAGATGCTCTCCATAATTTGGACCGAAAGTGGATTTGTGGTCGGCAAATAGAAATCCAGTTTGCGCAGGGCGATCGGAAGA caccaAATCAAATGAAAGCCAAGGAGGGGAGAAACCTATACAGTTCTTCTCGTTACGATGACTATGACAGATACAGGCGATCTAGAAGTCGGAGTTATGAAAGGAGACGATCTAGAAGTCGCTCTTTTGATTACAGCTATAGAAGATCATATAGTCCCAGAAA TAGACCTACTGGAAGACCTCGTCGTAGCAGAAGCCATTCGGACAATGATag
- the SRSF10 gene encoding serine/arginine-rich splicing factor 10 isoform X4 encodes MSRYLRPPNTSLFVRNVADDTRSEDLRREFGRYGPIVDVYVPLDFYTRRPRGFAYVQFEDVRDAEDALHNLDRKWICGRQIEIQFAQGDRKTPNQMKAKEGRNLYSSSRYDDYDRYRRSRSRSYERRRSRSRSFDYSYRRSYSPRNSRPTGRPRRSRSHSDNDRGRTKL; translated from the exons atgtCGCGCTACCTGCGCCCTCCCAACACCTCGCTCTTCGTGCGGAACGTGGCCGACGACACGCG GTCTGAAGACTTGCGCCGTGAATTTGGTCGTTATGGGCCTATAGTTGATGTATACGTTCCACTTGACTTCTACACCCGTCGTCCCAGAGGATTTGCTTATGTTCA ATTTGAAGATGTCCGCGATGCAGAAGATGCTCTCCATAATTTGGACCGAAAGTGGATTTGTGGTCGGCAAATAGAAATCCAGTTTGCGCAGGGCGATCGGAAGA caccaAATCAAATGAAAGCCAAGGAGGGGAGAAACCTATACAGTTCTTCTCGTTACGATGACTATGACAGATACAGGCGATCTAGAAGTCGGAGTTATGAAAGGAGACGATCTAGAAGTCGCTCTTTTGATTACAGCTATAGAAGATCATATAGTCCCAGAAA CAGTAGACCTACTGGAAGACCTCGTCGTAGCAGAAGCCATTCGGACAATGATag